In the Methanobrevibacter boviskoreani JH1 genome, one interval contains:
- the pyrC gene encoding dihydroorotase, whose translation MNDLVLENCKLIGKKGEYTIGIDNGKISKISKLPQDSDNTIDIKGQIVLPGLIDPHVHFRDPGLTYKEDMKSGSMAAANGGFTTVIDMPNTKPKTNTLKAYKEKEKIIKNKSIINTLIHAGIGDFDEMRKIEKLDPVSFKIFMDLEEDSELEEDFLNISKLDTDPIITLHCENRKSVIENTEKVKDRKTNLPIDHIYARPSEAEDIAVKQAINLARKYDVKIHICHLSSRRSLKMVRDNLSNIDISYEFTPHHLLLEGNSFNKFGNIVKTNPPLRLYGENITINDLSKDSIIGTDHAPHSIKEKENMVWDCPSGMPNLETVLGLMLTEVNRGNIPLDYIPRILSENAAERFNLKGKGKIEEGYDGDFTIIDLNKEGKFDLDKFYTKAKFTPFNQMPYKGQATMTILNGEVVMEDNIIFE comes from the coding sequence ATGAATGATTTAGTCTTAGAAAATTGTAAACTCATTGGAAAAAAAGGAGAATACACAATTGGAATTGATAATGGAAAGATATCTAAGATTTCAAAACTTCCGCAAGATTCAGACAATACAATAGACATTAAGGGACAGATTGTATTGCCTGGACTTATAGACCCCCATGTACATTTTAGAGATCCCGGATTAACATATAAGGAAGATATGAAAAGCGGATCAATGGCTGCGGCAAATGGCGGTTTTACAACCGTAATAGATATGCCGAATACAAAACCTAAAACAAATACATTAAAAGCATATAAGGAAAAGGAAAAAATTATCAAGAATAAATCTATTATCAATACACTTATACATGCAGGGATAGGTGATTTTGATGAGATGAGGAAAATTGAAAAATTAGACCCGGTATCCTTTAAGATATTCATGGATTTAGAGGAGGACAGCGAACTTGAGGAAGATTTCCTAAATATATCAAAATTAGATACAGATCCCATTATAACATTACATTGTGAAAATAGAAAATCTGTAATTGAAAATACTGAAAAAGTCAAAGATAGGAAAACTAATTTACCGATAGACCATATTTATGCAAGGCCAAGTGAGGCAGAGGATATAGCAGTGAAACAAGCAATCAATCTAGCTAGAAAATACGATGTTAAAATTCATATCTGCCATTTAAGTAGTAGAAGATCTTTAAAGATGGTTAGAGATAATCTATCAAATATAGATATTAGCTATGAATTTACTCCACATCACCTACTACTTGAAGGAAATTCATTTAACAAATTTGGAAACATAGTTAAAACAAATCCCCCACTAAGATTATATGGGGAGAACATAACAATTAATGATTTAAGTAAAGATTCCATTATCGGAACCGATCATGCGCCACACAGCATTAAGGAAAAGGAGAATATGGTATGGGATTGTCCGTCAGGTATGCCGAATCTTGAAACCGTTTTAGGTTTAATGTTGACCGAGGTTAACCGTGGAAATATACCTCTAGATTATATTCCAAGGATTTTATCTGAGAATGCAGCTGAAAGATTTAATTTAAAAGGCAAAGGAAAAATTGAAGAGGGTTATGATGGAGATTTTACTATAATTGACTTAAATAAAGAGGGAAAATTTGATCTTGATAAGTTTTATACAAAAGCCAAATTTACACCATTTAACCAAATGCCATATAAAGGACAGGCAACTATGACAATATTAAATGGTGAGGTTGTAATGGAGGATAATATAATATTTGAATAA
- a CDS encoding peptidylprolyl isomerase, with protein MAIENGDFIKVNFTGKIEETGDVFDTTYEEVAEKAGIAQQNKEYTPIPIVVGGNHLLPAIDEAVVGMEVGDEKEVKVDPENGFGQRDPSLVQLVPMREFKKQGMNPVPGMRITAEGQNGKILTVSGGRVKVDFNHELAGKHLDYNIKVEELIEDDEDKVKSMVQLHYAYPNMDIDKTEVDFDDKTVNIKLDEITRFDQKSYMDVTLARFRIAKDIWDNMDVDKVQFVDTFEKRTNDSEEEEEAEE; from the coding sequence ATGGCAATAGAAAATGGAGATTTTATTAAAGTTAACTTTACTGGAAAAATAGAAGAAACTGGAGATGTTTTTGATACAACTTATGAAGAAGTTGCAGAAAAAGCAGGAATTGCTCAACAAAATAAAGAATACACTCCAATTCCAATAGTCGTTGGTGGAAATCATTTATTACCTGCTATTGATGAAGCAGTTGTAGGTATGGAAGTTGGAGATGAAAAAGAAGTAAAAGTTGATCCTGAAAACGGTTTCGGTCAAAGAGATCCTAGTTTAGTTCAATTAGTTCCAATGAGGGAATTTAAAAAACAAGGTATGAATCCTGTACCTGGTATGAGAATTACCGCTGAAGGTCAAAACGGAAAAATCTTAACTGTAAGTGGTGGAAGAGTAAAAGTTGATTTCAATCACGAATTAGCAGGTAAACATCTTGACTACAACATTAAAGTTGAAGAACTTATTGAAGATGATGAGGATAAAGTAAAAAGTATGGTTCAATTACACTATGCATATCCTAACATGGATATTGATAAAACCGAAGTTGACTTTGATGATAAAACCGTTAACATAAAATTAGATGAAATTACCAGATTTGATCAAAAATCTTACATGGATGTTACCCTTGCTAGATTCAGAATAGCAAAAGATATCTGGGATAACATGGATGTAGACAAAGTTCAATTTGTTGATACCTTTGAAAAAAGGACCAATGATTCCGAAGAGGAAGAAGAAGCTGAAGAATAG
- the mvhG gene encoding F420-non-reducing hydrogenase subunit MvhG, with the protein MADEKVKIGTMWLGGCSGCHLSIADFHESLIDVLELADFEFCPVLMDTKYDEIPELDICIIEGGIRNDENREMAELLREKSKAVMAYGTCAVYGGIPGLGNLWTTEELEEEAYINSITTPNPDGIIPSEDVPHLENRVRPLPEVIDVDLIIPGCPPRSDVVAEAVLALLKGETIELPTTNLCEVCPREKPPEGLAMDFVKRQMEIGKPEDDLCLIAQGLVCLGPATVSLCGAECPSIAIPCRGCYGPTAKIIDAGAKMISAIASDYRVEEDKTVDPEEVANQLDDLVGTFYTYTLPAALIPMKMQKGGE; encoded by the coding sequence ATGGCTGATGAAAAAGTAAAAATTGGAACCATGTGGTTAGGCGGATGTTCTGGATGTCACTTATCCATTGCTGATTTCCACGAATCTTTAATTGATGTTTTAGAATTAGCTGATTTCGAATTCTGTCCTGTTTTAATGGATACTAAATATGATGAAATTCCTGAATTAGATATCTGTATTATTGAAGGTGGAATTAGAAACGATGAAAACAGAGAAATGGCTGAACTTTTAAGAGAAAAATCTAAAGCAGTCATGGCTTACGGAACCTGTGCAGTATACGGAGGTATTCCTGGACTTGGTAACTTATGGACTACTGAAGAGTTAGAAGAAGAAGCTTATATTAACTCTATCACTACTCCAAACCCTGATGGAATTATTCCTTCTGAAGATGTTCCTCATTTAGAAAACAGAGTAAGACCATTACCTGAAGTAATTGATGTAGACTTAATTATTCCTGGTTGCCCACCAAGATCCGATGTTGTTGCTGAAGCTGTTCTTGCTTTACTTAAAGGTGAAACAATTGAATTACCTACCACAAACTTATGTGAAGTTTGTCCTAGAGAAAAACCACCTGAAGGTTTAGCTATGGACTTTGTTAAAAGACAAATGGAAATTGGTAAACCTGAAGATGATTTATGTTTAATTGCTCAAGGTTTAGTATGTTTAGGACCTGCTACAGTATCCTTATGTGGTGCTGAATGTCCTTCTATTGCAATTCCATGTAGAGGATGTTATGGACCTACTGCTAAAATCATTGATGCTGGTGCTAAAATGATTAGTGCAATCGCTTCTGATTACCGTGTTGAAGAGGATAAGACTGTTGATCCTGAAGAAGTTGCTAATCAATTAGATGATTTAGTTGGTACTTTTTACACATACACTTTACCAGCTGCATTAATCCCAATGAAAATGCAAAAAGGAGGAGAATAG
- a CDS encoding NTP transferase domain-containing protein, with amino-acid sequence MAGGKGTRLKSKSEKPLYKFNNKFLIDYVLDNMYQSKLIAKVLVIVSPHTQNTKDYLIESDFIELRDSFDTYDKYFLDSPGKDYLSDLSYVLNILQEISKDNTLLMLNSDLPFVSSDVIDEVLKIYLNQDKSALSVLIPTEVYDKYNVSYEYEFNGLVPSGLNILKSNNSIQDETNIVMENIELAFNLNSIDDISIAYNILDSIEK; translated from the coding sequence ATGGCTGGAGGAAAGGGTACCAGATTGAAATCTAAATCTGAAAAGCCTCTATATAAATTTAATAATAAATTTTTAATTGACTATGTATTGGATAATATGTATCAATCAAAGTTAATTGCCAAGGTTTTGGTCATTGTTAGTCCACATACACAGAATACTAAAGATTATTTAATAGAATCTGATTTTATTGAACTTAGGGATTCTTTTGATACTTATGACAAATATTTTCTAGATAGTCCTGGTAAGGACTATCTTAGTGATTTATCATATGTTTTAAATATTCTTCAGGAAATATCAAAAGATAATACTTTATTGATGTTAAATTCTGATTTACCATTTGTTAGCTCTGATGTTATTGATGAGGTTTTGAAGATATATTTAAATCAGGACAAATCTGCATTATCTGTATTGATACCAACTGAGGTTTATGATAAATACAATGTATCCTATGAATATGAATTTAATGGTTTGGTTCCCTCTGGTTTAAATATTCTAAAATCTAATAATTCTATTCAAGATGAGACTAATATTGTCATGGAAAATATCGAACTTGCTTTTAATTTGAATTCTATCGATGATATTTCCATAGCTTATAATATCTTAGATTCTATTGAAAAATAA
- a CDS encoding nucleotidyltransferase family protein, with product MPSNDFVKKIIRKDRKTFFNDYKLSQSKKTSLSDDNGDDYNKKSLKPLISDFTEYNPLHNGHFHCLKIAKKHVPDGIFVAVVPGLFERSGRGLPYILHRRSRAEMAVNVGADIVVEGPPMGIMGSGQYSLCLCKMFQALNTDYIPRGYKPFDGIDDILNRISLGHGISPKPYKIIDMDTNEVIMHDKLEEDNYVIVSFSKSLKKIGFDFKNKFIFVKRIEGVSGTLIRQSVEENNFDKVQNMMPKETISVLKREVKLGHAPLHNLRDWETILDNANNLSFDELSSLNLFNEKLASKLIETREKNPFETLEQLENSLLYGFSSNYKHRVLSILETKINKDMIYNYIEKYPYTIRILDYKNEDVLDQFKNKITNRRIELWQ from the coding sequence ATGCCTTCAAATGACTTTGTAAAGAAAATTATTAGGAAGGATAGAAAGACCTTTTTTAATGATTATAAATTATCACAATCAAAAAAAACTAGTTTATCTGATGATAATGGTGATGATTATAATAAAAAGTCTTTAAAACCTTTAATATCCGATTTTACTGAATATAATCCATTACATAATGGACATTTCCATTGTTTAAAAATTGCAAAAAAACATGTTCCTGACGGAATCTTTGTTGCAGTTGTACCTGGATTGTTTGAGAGAAGTGGTAGAGGTTTACCTTATATATTGCATCGACGTTCAAGAGCGGAGATGGCTGTAAATGTCGGTGCGGATATTGTGGTGGAAGGTCCCCCGATGGGTATAATGGGTTCCGGACAATACTCTTTATGTTTATGTAAAATGTTTCAGGCTTTAAATACAGATTATATTCCAAGGGGATATAAACCATTTGACGGTATAGATGATATATTAAATCGTATTAGTTTAGGTCATGGAATTTCACCTAAACCTTATAAAATTATTGATATGGATACTAACGAAGTTATAATGCATGATAAATTGGAAGAGGATAATTATGTTATAGTGTCCTTTTCTAAATCTTTAAAAAAAATAGGTTTTGACTTTAAAAATAAATTTATTTTTGTAAAACGTATTGAAGGTGTAAGTGGAACCTTAATTCGTCAATCTGTTGAAGAGAATAATTTTGATAAAGTTCAGAATATGATGCCTAAAGAAACGATCTCTGTATTAAAAAGAGAGGTTAAGTTAGGTCATGCTCCTTTACATAATCTTCGTGATTGGGAGACTATTTTAGATAATGCAAATAATTTGTCATTTGATGAATTATCTTCTTTAAACTTATTTAATGAGAAATTAGCTTCTAAATTAATTGAAACCCGTGAAAAAAATCCTTTTGAAACCTTAGAGCAATTAGAAAATTCTTTACTTTATGGCTTCTCATCAAATTATAAACATAGGGTTTTAAGTATATTGGAAACTAAAATAAATAAAGATATGATTTATAATTATATTGAAAAATATCCTTATACTATACGCATCTTAGACTATAAGAATGAAGATGTGTTAGATCAATTTAAAAATAAAATTACTAATAGGAGAATCGAGTTATGGCAATAG
- a CDS encoding 4Fe-4S binding protein produces the protein MIIVNQEDCIKCGACEGTCPSSAIQVGDKQIIFCDTCGGEPKCAEVCPNGALTIDEVEVDKEGHTQVRISYNPARCDQCGGSPKCVDVCPPKTLELNDSAKMPIDGFCVMCKQCVDICPMGIIGIPGVIEPASREISIDGPIYIQDCVGCGTCVDECPAEAITLPAVGESITIDETKCLKCGVCSQTCPWNAVFISENANPVKRSKEIKEFTLDVSKCIGCNTCVEACPGDFIEAKGATLSVKLPEVCAACTLCEQLCPVDAISLDVEYGEATPAEALGVSRDVEKCTFVGACAIACPTEAIRVVTKTGMKLPEQVASDEEPSFAVCARCGACAAACPNDALIFDEFEVEIDGETVLRNRIQANPSKCDKCGDCVEACPYDMLHVKDEGNLPIAGFCTLCGKCMEACPEDALCMK, from the coding sequence ATGATAATAGTTAACCAAGAGGACTGTATTAAATGTGGGGCTTGTGAAGGTACTTGTCCTTCATCTGCAATTCAAGTAGGTGATAAACAAATCATATTTTGTGATACCTGTGGTGGCGAACCTAAATGTGCTGAAGTTTGTCCAAATGGTGCACTTACTATTGATGAAGTAGAAGTTGATAAAGAAGGTCATACTCAAGTAAGAATTTCATATAATCCAGCACGTTGTGATCAATGTGGTGGAAGTCCAAAATGTGTAGATGTTTGCCCTCCAAAAACACTTGAATTAAATGATTCTGCTAAAATGCCTATTGATGGTTTCTGTGTAATGTGTAAACAATGTGTAGATATCTGTCCTATGGGTATTATTGGAATCCCTGGAGTTATTGAACCAGCTAGTAGAGAAATTAGCATTGATGGACCTATCTATATCCAAGATTGTGTTGGATGTGGAACATGTGTCGATGAATGTCCTGCAGAAGCAATTACTTTACCTGCTGTTGGTGAATCTATTACTATTGATGAGACTAAATGTCTCAAATGTGGAGTTTGTTCCCAAACCTGTCCTTGGAATGCAGTCTTTATTTCAGAAAATGCAAATCCAGTTAAACGTTCCAAAGAAATTAAAGAATTCACTCTTGATGTAAGTAAATGTATTGGATGTAATACTTGTGTAGAAGCTTGTCCTGGGGACTTTATTGAAGCTAAAGGTGCAACTTTATCTGTCAAACTTCCTGAAGTTTGTGCAGCATGTACTTTATGTGAACAATTATGTCCTGTTGATGCAATATCCTTAGATGTTGAATATGGAGAAGCTACACCTGCAGAAGCTTTAGGTGTTTCAAGAGATGTTGAAAAATGTACTTTCGTTGGTGCATGTGCAATAGCTTGTCCTACCGAAGCAATTCGTGTAGTTACCAAAACTGGTATGAAATTACCAGAACAAGTTGCAAGTGATGAGGAACCTTCATTTGCTGTATGTGCTAGATGTGGTGCTTGTGCAGCTGCTTGTCCTAATGACGCTTTAATCTTTGATGAGTTTGAAGTTGAAATTGATGGAGAAACAGTTTTAAGAAACAGGATCCAAGCTAACCCATCTAAATGTGATAAATGTGGAGATTGTGTAGAAGCTTGTCCTTATGATATGTTACATGTTAAAGATGAAGGTAATTTACCTATTGCTGGATTCTGTACCCTTTGTGGTAAATGTATGGAAGCATGTCCTGAAGACGCTTTATGCATGAAATAG
- a CDS encoding PRC-barrel domain-containing protein, whose amino-acid sequence MESKKSVQKREEKLWSEVKNYQVATNNARILGVLDELIINDKTGKIVDIAIKVEDGRNVHVKGAKRKGDLLLVPFSKVEKVGEFIIVTE is encoded by the coding sequence ATGGAAAGTAAGAAAAGTGTTCAAAAAAGAGAAGAAAAATTATGGAGTGAAGTTAAGAATTACCAGGTAGCAACAAACAATGCTCGTATTTTAGGTGTTCTTGATGAACTTATTATTAATGATAAAACCGGTAAAATTGTAGATATTGCAATCAAAGTTGAAGACGGACGTAATGTTCATGTCAAAGGAGCAAAAAGAAAAGGAGATTTATTACTTGTTCCTTTCTCAAAGGTTGAAAAGGTTGGAGAATTTATCATTGTAACTGAATAA
- a CDS encoding Ni/Fe hydrogenase subunit alpha: MAKLTMEPVTRIEGHAKITVLLDDAGNVEETRLHVMEFRGFEKFLQGRPAEELPRLVPRICGICDVQHHFAAAKAVDQIYGFGDDILPTAYRMREIMNWGSFMHSHALSFYFLSAPDLIIPNGNRKTRNVFQIIKDQPEVALQAINMRRNGLEMVRAIGGRPIHPTSSTPGGISTELSEDKQKELLERAKENVDLAQKTLDLAIPIFEEKMDLVNDLGNFGATRHCGLVKDGKWDVYDGNVRITAKDSRKVEYEYNNLEYQDIVAEHVKPYSWLKFPYIKELGYPEGIYRVAPLSRINVCDSMPKEAPLAQERLNEFREKFGYAQQPLLFHWARLIEILACAECAEVALGEDLSGKKFPDELERTAGEGAGIVEAPRGTLIHHYKTDDNGLVTKANIVVATIQNNPAMEMGIDQVAKKYIKPGVEVDDSIFNLMEMVIRAYDPCLSCATHTMDSQMRLSSLEIIDSDGNTVKKL, from the coding sequence ATGGCAAAACTAACTATGGAACCTGTTACTCGTATTGAAGGTCACGCTAAAATTACTGTTCTTTTAGATGACGCAGGAAATGTTGAAGAAACAAGATTACATGTTATGGAATTCAGAGGATTTGAAAAGTTCTTACAAGGTAGACCTGCAGAAGAATTACCTCGTTTAGTTCCTAGAATCTGTGGTATTTGTGATGTACAACACCACTTTGCAGCTGCAAAAGCTGTTGATCAAATTTACGGATTTGGAGACGATATCTTACCAACCGCTTACAGAATGAGAGAAATCATGAACTGGGGTTCATTTATGCACTCCCACGCATTATCTTTCTACTTCTTATCCGCTCCAGATTTAATAATCCCTAATGGAAATAGAAAAACTAGAAATGTTTTCCAAATTATTAAGGATCAACCTGAAGTAGCTTTACAAGCTATTAATATGAGAAGAAACGGTCTTGAAATGGTAAGAGCTATTGGTGGTCGTCCAATTCACCCTACCTCATCTACCCCTGGTGGTATTTCTACTGAATTATCTGAAGACAAACAAAAAGAATTACTCGAAAGAGCAAAAGAAAATGTTGACTTAGCTCAAAAAACTTTAGATTTAGCTATCCCTATTTTTGAAGAAAAAATGGACTTAGTTAATGATTTAGGTAATTTCGGTGCTACCCGTCACTGCGGTTTAGTTAAAGATGGTAAATGGGATGTATACGATGGTAATGTAAGAATTACTGCTAAAGACAGTCGTAAAGTTGAATATGAATACAACAATTTAGAATACCAAGACATTGTTGCAGAACATGTAAAACCTTACTCCTGGTTAAAATTCCCTTACATTAAAGAATTAGGATATCCTGAAGGTATTTACAGAGTTGCTCCTTTATCAAGGATTAATGTTTGTGATTCAATGCCTAAAGAAGCACCTCTTGCTCAAGAAAGATTAAACGAGTTCCGTGAAAAATTCGGATATGCTCAACAACCTTTATTATTCCACTGGGCTAGATTAATAGAAATTTTAGCTTGTGCTGAATGTGCTGAAGTAGCTTTAGGTGAAGATTTATCCGGTAAAAAATTCCCAGATGAACTCGAAAGAACTGCTGGTGAAGGTGCTGGTATTGTAGAAGCACCTCGTGGTACTTTAATCCACCATTACAAAACCGATGATAATGGATTAGTAACCAAAGCAAACATTGTTGTTGCAACTATTCAAAACAACCCTGCTATGGAAATGGGTATTGACCAAGTTGCTAAAAAATACATCAAACCTGGTGTAGAAGTAGATGATTCTATCTTCAACTTAATGGAAATGGTTATCAGAGCATACGATCCTTGTTTATCTTGTGCTACCCATACTATGGACAGTCAAATGAGACTTTCCTCTTTAGAAATTATTGATAGTGATGGAAATACAGTTAAAAAACTCTAA
- a CDS encoding SufB/SufD family protein, producing MLEKMDLQDVLIVRNVYEDAEKAKNKKAPLGTDITIENYTNDNISAFDVIDDLDDLAKKDQDTLLSVGVDTSQEDRAGSFVQMDQSNIFTAQLSSDVEVMNTGVALDKYPWVKDYLWNAVKSDQDKYTAEAALREKEEGEYNGYFVRSLPGTKEFFPVQACMFIADKDIMQTAHNVIIAEENSELHLITGCATGDDVSSALHVGVSEIYLKPGAKLTFTMVHNWAEQVEVRPRTGIKQADNTTFINNYILTSPVHSVQSYPTTYCEGNNSRALFQSVLSGQKNSYIDVGSRAYLYGQNSSAEVISRTVANDQSKIYARGHLIGEKPEVKGHLECNGLVLSDDASIYAVPILEANSSGLELSHEAAVGKIDEDEIYYLTSRGFTEEEAASMIVRGFLNMDITGLPPALAEYTKKMIDMSVKGM from the coding sequence ATGTTAGAGAAAATGGATTTACAGGATGTGTTAATTGTGCGCAATGTTTATGAAGATGCTGAAAAGGCTAAAAATAAAAAGGCACCACTAGGTACTGATATTACTATTGAAAATTATACAAATGATAATATTTCAGCTTTTGATGTTATAGATGATTTGGATGATTTGGCTAAAAAAGACCAGGATACTTTATTGTCTGTAGGTGTTGATACAAGCCAAGAAGATAGGGCAGGTTCATTTGTACAGATGGATCAAAGTAACATCTTCACAGCACAATTATCTAGTGATGTGGAGGTAATGAATACAGGTGTTGCACTTGATAAATATCCTTGGGTTAAAGATTATCTTTGGAATGCTGTTAAATCAGATCAGGATAAATACACTGCCGAGGCAGCTTTAAGGGAAAAAGAAGAAGGAGAATACAATGGATATTTTGTAAGGTCACTTCCAGGAACCAAAGAATTCTTCCCTGTACAGGCTTGTATGTTTATTGCAGATAAGGATATTATGCAAACAGCACATAATGTTATTATTGCTGAGGAGAATTCAGAATTGCATCTAATTACTGGTTGTGCAACTGGTGATGATGTATCATCAGCACTTCATGTAGGTGTAAGTGAGATTTACCTTAAACCTGGTGCAAAACTAACATTTACCATGGTTCATAACTGGGCTGAACAGGTAGAAGTTCGTCCGAGAACTGGAATTAAACAGGCGGATAATACAACATTTATAAATAATTATATTTTGACCAGTCCGGTTCACTCTGTACAGTCTTACCCTACAACCTATTGTGAGGGTAATAATTCAAGGGCACTTTTCCAAAGTGTTTTATCTGGTCAAAAAAATTCATATATTGATGTTGGTTCAAGGGCATATCTATATGGTCAAAACAGTTCTGCCGAAGTAATTTCACGTACTGTTGCAAATGATCAGTCTAAAATCTATGCAAGAGGTCATTTAATAGGTGAAAAACCTGAAGTAAAAGGTCACCTTGAATGTAATGGTCTTGTATTGTCAGATGATGCATCTATATATGCAGTACCTATTCTTGAGGCTAATTCATCAGGTCTTGAATTGTCTCACGAGGCTGCAGTAGGTAAAATTGATGAGGATGAAATTTACTATCTTACTTCCCGTGGATTTACCGAGGAAGAGGCTGCATCTATGATTGTAAGAGGATTTTTAAATATGGATATTACAGGATTGCCTCCTGCTCTTGCAGAATATACTAAAAAAATGATAGACATGAGTGTAAAGGGAATGTAA
- a CDS encoding hydrogenase iron-sulfur subunit, translated as MADDIKIVMFCCNWCSYGGADTAGTARMQYPPNIRVIRVMCSGRIDPQFVLKAFREGADGVLVTGCHMGDCHYDAGNYKLDRRMRIVYNLIEELGIERERLYHDWISASEGEKFANTVRMMVARIKDLGPSPLKEQINA; from the coding sequence ATGGCAGATGATATAAAAATTGTAATGTTTTGTTGTAACTGGTGTTCCTATGGTGGAGCAGATACTGCTGGTACAGCTAGGATGCAATACCCACCTAATATAAGAGTTATTCGTGTAATGTGTTCTGGTAGAATTGATCCACAATTCGTATTAAAAGCATTCAGAGAAGGTGCTGATGGTGTACTTGTAACTGGTTGTCACATGGGAGATTGCCACTATGATGCAGGTAACTATAAATTAGACAGAAGAATGAGAATCGTTTATAATTTAATCGAAGAATTAGGTATTGAAAGAGAAAGATTATACCACGATTGGATTTCCGCTTCTGAAGGTGAAAAATTCGCAAATACAGTAAGAATGATGGTTGCTAGAATTAAAGATTTAGGACCTTCACCTTTAAAAGAACAAATTAATGCTTAA
- the sufC gene encoding Fe-S cluster assembly ATPase SufC produces MLLEISNLAVEVEGKQVLKNVNLSIGEGETHVLLGPNGAGKSTLFMTILGFPKYKVTNGTIKFKGKDITNMPTSERVALGMGVSFQNPPAIRGITVKDLLKYESGQEEDEELNPRMKELADKLKFNENFLNRDVNLGFSGGEVKRSEILQLLAQQPDFTMFDEPDSGVDIENVELIAEELNVILDKQKKLSERKRSGLLITHLGYILNFVKADKAHILMNGEIACSGNPEEILADVRENGFTGCVNCAQCL; encoded by the coding sequence ATGTTACTTGAAATAAGCAACTTGGCAGTTGAAGTTGAAGGTAAACAAGTTTTAAAAAATGTTAACCTTTCAATTGGGGAAGGAGAAACCCATGTACTTTTAGGCCCTAATGGAGCCGGTAAAAGTACTTTATTCATGACAATATTAGGATTTCCTAAATATAAAGTTACTAATGGTACTATAAAATTTAAAGGTAAGGACATAACTAATATGCCTACCTCTGAAAGAGTTGCTTTAGGAATGGGAGTAAGTTTCCAAAATCCTCCTGCAATTCGAGGAATTACTGTAAAAGATTTATTGAAATATGAATCAGGTCAAGAAGAGGATGAAGAGTTAAATCCTAGAATGAAAGAACTTGCAGATAAATTAAAGTTCAATGAAAATTTCTTAAACAGGGATGTTAATCTAGGATTTTCTGGTGGGGAAGTTAAGAGATCTGAAATTTTACAACTTTTAGCTCAACAGCCTGACTTTACAATGTTTGATGAACCTGATTCAGGTGTGGATATTGAGAATGTCGAATTAATTGCAGAGGAATTAAATGTAATCTTGGATAAACAAAAGAAATTGAGTGAACGTAAGAGATCAGGTTTACTTATTACCCACTTAGGTTATATTTTAAACTTTGTAAAAGCAGATAAGGCTCATATTTTAATGAATGGTGAGATAGCTTGCTCAGGTAACCCTGAAGAGATTTTAGCTGATGTTAGAGAAAATGGATTTACAGGATGTGTTAATTGTGCGCAATGTTTATGA